A single Hippocampus zosterae strain Florida chromosome 1, ASM2543408v3, whole genome shotgun sequence DNA region contains:
- the LOC127596389 gene encoding protocadherin-18-like isoform X1, with translation MGAKGNMLPSAQLQLFFFMAFFNSICCTTLKYQVHEEQRTGIVIGRLKDDVAEVLSKLPSYVSLRFRAMRRGSMPFLSVREEDGEISIGSKIDREKLCEKNVNCSIEFDVVTLPTEYLLLFHVAVEVLDINDNSPHFSHAIVPIEISESASVGTRIPLDGAVDADVGENSLHTYTLSPNNFFKIDIRTRTDGAKYAELVVIRELDREVQSNYQLQLTASDNGVPPKSGSTLVKISIADSNDNSPAFEEQTYVINLMENSPLGTLVIDLNATDPDEGTNGKIVYAFSCHVPSKILERFKINPENGHITVIKKVDYELSPSYELDVQAQDLGPNSIPGLCKIVVKVVDVNDNKPEININLMTPGKEEVAYISEGAPIDTFIALVHVDDSDTGLNGEVVCRLHGHGHFRLQTTYEKNYMILTNISLDREKRSEYSLTVIAEDRGSPSLSTIKHFTVQVLDENDNPPHFEKNHYEVFKSENNSPGAYLTTVVASDPDLGTNGQVTYAIIDAPVQETFISTYVTIDPSHGAIYALRTFDHEDLSHVTFTIQARDGGNPSLSANTTLLVTVLDENDNPPIIHSPSLQNQTAELPVWKYASPGKLITAFQVTDRDAGANGEVSCSIISGNDDGLFVMDARRCELKTNASLEQAPRDVMEIKVEVQDRGTNRLTAEAFLKLSLQENMDILPTLDPTGSSHSSHDLSLIIIISLGAVCVLLLVVMVMFATTRCAREKKYPKHNYNSRLAENSYQKHPKKPTKHIDKADITLVPTINGILPVQSHPHSPLASPLPERGTLGSRQSHHSRQSLNSLFTISSNHVPANFALELAHTAPPVEQVSQLLSMLHQGQYQPRPSFRGNKYTRSYRYALQEMDKFSLKDSGRGDSDAGDSDYEPGRDSPLDRLLGEGLAEHYAPDVHHKTQTAMRLCTEECRVLGHSDQCWMPRLASPESSSSDYRSNLYIPRDEACQATDQSQDNTPQPCIENGSGRNQSFSTFGKNLGRESTAEEQAEVNSGDEARDEELCRTSSLLSEMSSIFHRLLPQSLDSYGQVNEKQKGTSFSHIGVSMTGSLDRKRDHRPGKTNPYIHQQGVPAWAANTHFQNPGNGIIPSGHHQGDSYYTLKPCTKLSCQGSNDSNSQAIKNSQNPKSHSCSMLTARVSPTGKQPCQASVATTVPIPVPSSKWLPAMEEIPENYEEDDFDSVLSHLQGKHSDSRYELMDASELVAEINQLLQDVRQS, from the exons ATGGGTGCCAAAGGGAATATGCTCCCTTCTGCACAActccaactatttttttttatggcgttTTTCAACTCGATCTGCTGCACGACTTTGAAATACCAAGTTCATGAGGAACAACGCACGGGGATTGTCATCGGGCGCTTAAAGGACGACGTCGCTGAAGTTTTATCCAAACTTCCAAGCTACGTATCTCTTCGTTTCCGTGCCATGCGGCGGGGTAGCATGCCATTCTTGTCTGTGCGAGAGGAGGACGGAGAGATCAGCATCGGCTCCAAAATTGACCGTGAGAAGCTTTGTGAGAAAAATGTTAACTGTTCCATTGAATTTGACGTCGTTACCCTGCCGACGGAGTACCTGCTATTATTCCATGTGGCGGTGGAAGTGTTGGACATAAATGACAATTCCCCACACTTCTCGCATGCCATCGTCCCCATTGAGATCTCTGAAAGTGCATCTGTTGGGACACGGATACCGCTAGATGGTGCTGTAGATGCGGACGTTGGAGAGAATTCGCTGCACACATACACCCTCAGTCCCAACAACTTTTTTAAGATCGACATCAGGACTAGGACAGATGGGGCTAAGTACGCAGAGCTGGTGGTGATACGAGAGCTGGACAGGGAGGTGCAGTCTAACTACCAGTTGCAGCTCACTGCTTCAGATAATGGGGTGCCCCCCAAATCTGGCTCCACATTGGTGAAAATTAGCATCGCCGATTCAAATGACAACAGTCCAGCATTTGAAGAGCAGACATATGTTATTAATTTGATGGAAAACTCTCCTCTTGGTACTCTTGTCATTGATTTAAATGCTACAGATCCCGATGAAGGTACTAATGGAAAAATAGTGTATGCTTTCAGCTGTCATGTCCCCTCAAAAATCTTGGAGAGATTTAAGATCAATCCAGAAAACGGACACATTACAGTTATTAAAAAGGTGGACTATGAATTGTCTCCCTCCTACGAGCTTGATGTTCAGGCTCAGGATTTGGGCCCAAACTCCATTCCTGGGCTTTGTAAAATTGTTGTCAAAGTGGTGGATGTCAACGACAACAAACCAGAGATAAACATTAACCTAATGACACCAGGTAAAGAGGAGGTGGCCTACATCTCAGAGGGTGCACCGATAGATACCTTCATTGCATTGGTGCATGTTGACGACAGTGACACGGGGCTCAATGGCGAAGTGGTCTGCCGGCTTCACGGCCACGGTCACTTCAGACTCCAGACAACATATGAAAAGAACTATATGATTCTCACCAATATTTCACTAGACCGGGAGAAGAGGTCCGAGTATAGCCTGACAGTCATAGCGGAGGACCGGGGCTCCCCAAGCCTCTCCACGATCAAACACTTTACTGTGCAGGTACTTGATGAAAACGACAATCCTCCTCATTTTGAGAAGAACCACTATGAGGTGTTCAAATCCGAGAACAACTCTCCAGGAGCATACCTGACCACTGTGGTGGCCTCAGATCCAGATCTGGGCACCAATGGCCAGGTGACATATGCCATAATTGATGCTCCGGTGCAGGAGACCTTCATCTCGACGTATGTCACTATTGATCCCTCACATGGTGCCATTTATGCCTTGAGGACCTTTGACCACGAAGACCTCAGTCATGTCACTTTCACAATCCAGGCACGTGATGGGGGAAATCCTTCCCTGTCAGCCAACACCACTCTCCTGGTTACAGTTTTGGATGAAAATGACAATCCCCCTATCATCCACTCCCCCTCCCTCCAGAATCAGACTGCTGAACTTCCAGTGTGGAAGTATGCATCTCCTGGTAAGTTAATCACAGCGTTTCAAGTCACAGACCGCGATGCTGGTGCTAATGGGGAGGTGAGTTGCTCCATTATTAGCGGAAATGACGATGGTCTGTTTGTGATGGATGCTCGGCGATGTGAGCTGAAGACCAATGCAAGCTTAGAACAAGCGCCGAGGGATGTGATGGAGATCAAGGTAGAAGTCCAGGATCGAGGTACCAATCGACTCACCGCAGAGGCCTTCCTCAAGCTTTCTCTGCAAGAGAATATGGACATCCTCCCCACTCTTGATCCCACTGGCTCCAGCCACTCCTCTCATGATCTctctctcatcatcatcatatctctCGGGGCAGTTTGTGTTCTGTTGCTTGTTGTAATGGTGATGTTTGCCACAACTCGTTGTgcccgggaaaaaaaatatccaaagcaCAACTACAATTCTCGCCTGGCAGAAAACAGCTATCAGAAACATCCCAAGAAGCCAACAAAGCATATAGACAAAGCAGATATTACTCTGGTCCCAACTATCAATGGAATTCTTCCTGTCCAGTCTCACCCACACTCCCCGTTAGCCTCCCCTCTGCCTGAGAGGGGCACGCTAGGGAGCAGGCAGAGCCATCACAGCCGTCAGTCATTGAACAGTCTTTTCACCATTTCCTCCAATCACGTGCCGGCGAACTTCGCCCTGGAGTTGGCTCACACTGCACCCCCTGTTGAG CAAGTCTCACAGCTTCTGTCCATGCTCCATCAGGGCCAGTACCAGCCACGTCCAAGTTTCAGAGGCAACAAATACACCCGGAGTTACAG ATATGCCCTCCAAGAGATGGATAAATTCAGCCTCAAAGACAGCGGTCGTGGGGACAGTGATGCAGGCGACAGTGACTACGAGCCTGGCAGGGACTCACCTCTAGATAGACTCCTTGGTGAGGGACTTGCTGAGCATTATGCACCTGATGTCCATCACAAAACCCAAACAG ctatGAGGCTCTGCACAGAGGAGTGTCGTGTACTGGGTCATTCAGATCAGTGCTGGATGCCCCGACTTGCGTCCCCAGAGTCATCATCCTCAGACTATCGAAGCAATCTCTACATTCCCAGGGATGAAGCCTGCCAGGCCACTGACCAGTCTCAGGACAACACTCCACAGCCATGTATTGAAAATGGATCTGGCCGGAACCAAAGCTTCTCCACCTTTGGAAAAAACCTGGGCAGAGAGAGCACTGCGGAAGAGCAAGCTGAAGTTAACAGTGGGGATGAGGCTAGAGATGAAGAACTTTGCAGAACTTCATCTTTGCTCTCTGAGATGAGCAGTATTTTTCACCGCCTGCTCCCCCAGAGTTTAGATTCATATGGCCAAGTTAATGAGAAACAGAAGGGGACGAGTTTCAGTCATATTGGTGTATCAATGACTGGATCTTTGGATCGAAAGAGGGATCATCGCCCTGGCAAGACCAACCCCTACATCCACCAGCAGGGTGTGCCAGCCTGGGCTGCCAATACACACTTCCAGAATCCTGGAAATGGCATAATTCCATCTGGTCACCATCAGGGCGACAGCTACTACACCCTGAAGCCGTGCACCAAGCTCAGCTGCCAGGGCAGCAATGACAGTAACTCACAGGCAATCAAAAACAGTCAGAACCCCAAATCACACAGCTGCTCCATGCTCACAGCAAGAGTCAGCCCCACTGGGAAACAACCTTGTCAGGCTTCAGTGGCAACAACCGTGCCCATTCCTGTCCCATCATCCAAATGGCTTCCTGCTATGGAGGAAATTCCAGAAAACTATGAAGAGGACGATTTTGACTCTGTACTGAGCCATCTACAGGGAAAACACAGTGACAGCCGCTATGAGCTGATGGATGCCAGTGAGTTAGTCGCTGAGATCAATCAACTTCTCCAGGATGTCCGGCAGAGCTAG
- the LOC127596389 gene encoding protocadherin-18-like isoform X2 produces the protein MGAKGNMLPSAQLQLFFFMAFFNSICCTTLKYQVHEEQRTGIVIGRLKDDVAEVLSKLPSYVSLRFRAMRRGSMPFLSVREEDGEISIGSKIDREKLCEKNVNCSIEFDVVTLPTEYLLLFHVAVEVLDINDNSPHFSHAIVPIEISESASVGTRIPLDGAVDADVGENSLHTYTLSPNNFFKIDIRTRTDGAKYAELVVIRELDREVQSNYQLQLTASDNGVPPKSGSTLVKISIADSNDNSPAFEEQTYVINLMENSPLGTLVIDLNATDPDEGTNGKIVYAFSCHVPSKILERFKINPENGHITVIKKVDYELSPSYELDVQAQDLGPNSIPGLCKIVVKVVDVNDNKPEININLMTPGKEEVAYISEGAPIDTFIALVHVDDSDTGLNGEVVCRLHGHGHFRLQTTYEKNYMILTNISLDREKRSEYSLTVIAEDRGSPSLSTIKHFTVQVLDENDNPPHFEKNHYEVFKSENNSPGAYLTTVVASDPDLGTNGQVTYAIIDAPVQETFISTYVTIDPSHGAIYALRTFDHEDLSHVTFTIQARDGGNPSLSANTTLLVTVLDENDNPPIIHSPSLQNQTAELPVWKYASPGKLITAFQVTDRDAGANGEVSCSIISGNDDGLFVMDARRCELKTNASLEQAPRDVMEIKVEVQDRGTNRLTAEAFLKLSLQENMDILPTLDPTGSSHSSHDLSLIIIISLGAVCVLLLVVMVMFATTRCAREKKYPKHNYNSRLAENSYQKHPKKPTKHIDKADITLVPTINGILPVQSHPHSPLASPLPERGTLGSRQSHHSRQSLNSLFTISSNHVPANFALELAHTAPPVEGQYQPRPSFRGNKYTRSYRYALQEMDKFSLKDSGRGDSDAGDSDYEPGRDSPLDRLLGEGLAEHYAPDVHHKTQTAMRLCTEECRVLGHSDQCWMPRLASPESSSSDYRSNLYIPRDEACQATDQSQDNTPQPCIENGSGRNQSFSTFGKNLGRESTAEEQAEVNSGDEARDEELCRTSSLLSEMSSIFHRLLPQSLDSYGQVNEKQKGTSFSHIGVSMTGSLDRKRDHRPGKTNPYIHQQGVPAWAANTHFQNPGNGIIPSGHHQGDSYYTLKPCTKLSCQGSNDSNSQAIKNSQNPKSHSCSMLTARVSPTGKQPCQASVATTVPIPVPSSKWLPAMEEIPENYEEDDFDSVLSHLQGKHSDSRYELMDASELVAEINQLLQDVRQS, from the exons ATGGGTGCCAAAGGGAATATGCTCCCTTCTGCACAActccaactatttttttttatggcgttTTTCAACTCGATCTGCTGCACGACTTTGAAATACCAAGTTCATGAGGAACAACGCACGGGGATTGTCATCGGGCGCTTAAAGGACGACGTCGCTGAAGTTTTATCCAAACTTCCAAGCTACGTATCTCTTCGTTTCCGTGCCATGCGGCGGGGTAGCATGCCATTCTTGTCTGTGCGAGAGGAGGACGGAGAGATCAGCATCGGCTCCAAAATTGACCGTGAGAAGCTTTGTGAGAAAAATGTTAACTGTTCCATTGAATTTGACGTCGTTACCCTGCCGACGGAGTACCTGCTATTATTCCATGTGGCGGTGGAAGTGTTGGACATAAATGACAATTCCCCACACTTCTCGCATGCCATCGTCCCCATTGAGATCTCTGAAAGTGCATCTGTTGGGACACGGATACCGCTAGATGGTGCTGTAGATGCGGACGTTGGAGAGAATTCGCTGCACACATACACCCTCAGTCCCAACAACTTTTTTAAGATCGACATCAGGACTAGGACAGATGGGGCTAAGTACGCAGAGCTGGTGGTGATACGAGAGCTGGACAGGGAGGTGCAGTCTAACTACCAGTTGCAGCTCACTGCTTCAGATAATGGGGTGCCCCCCAAATCTGGCTCCACATTGGTGAAAATTAGCATCGCCGATTCAAATGACAACAGTCCAGCATTTGAAGAGCAGACATATGTTATTAATTTGATGGAAAACTCTCCTCTTGGTACTCTTGTCATTGATTTAAATGCTACAGATCCCGATGAAGGTACTAATGGAAAAATAGTGTATGCTTTCAGCTGTCATGTCCCCTCAAAAATCTTGGAGAGATTTAAGATCAATCCAGAAAACGGACACATTACAGTTATTAAAAAGGTGGACTATGAATTGTCTCCCTCCTACGAGCTTGATGTTCAGGCTCAGGATTTGGGCCCAAACTCCATTCCTGGGCTTTGTAAAATTGTTGTCAAAGTGGTGGATGTCAACGACAACAAACCAGAGATAAACATTAACCTAATGACACCAGGTAAAGAGGAGGTGGCCTACATCTCAGAGGGTGCACCGATAGATACCTTCATTGCATTGGTGCATGTTGACGACAGTGACACGGGGCTCAATGGCGAAGTGGTCTGCCGGCTTCACGGCCACGGTCACTTCAGACTCCAGACAACATATGAAAAGAACTATATGATTCTCACCAATATTTCACTAGACCGGGAGAAGAGGTCCGAGTATAGCCTGACAGTCATAGCGGAGGACCGGGGCTCCCCAAGCCTCTCCACGATCAAACACTTTACTGTGCAGGTACTTGATGAAAACGACAATCCTCCTCATTTTGAGAAGAACCACTATGAGGTGTTCAAATCCGAGAACAACTCTCCAGGAGCATACCTGACCACTGTGGTGGCCTCAGATCCAGATCTGGGCACCAATGGCCAGGTGACATATGCCATAATTGATGCTCCGGTGCAGGAGACCTTCATCTCGACGTATGTCACTATTGATCCCTCACATGGTGCCATTTATGCCTTGAGGACCTTTGACCACGAAGACCTCAGTCATGTCACTTTCACAATCCAGGCACGTGATGGGGGAAATCCTTCCCTGTCAGCCAACACCACTCTCCTGGTTACAGTTTTGGATGAAAATGACAATCCCCCTATCATCCACTCCCCCTCCCTCCAGAATCAGACTGCTGAACTTCCAGTGTGGAAGTATGCATCTCCTGGTAAGTTAATCACAGCGTTTCAAGTCACAGACCGCGATGCTGGTGCTAATGGGGAGGTGAGTTGCTCCATTATTAGCGGAAATGACGATGGTCTGTTTGTGATGGATGCTCGGCGATGTGAGCTGAAGACCAATGCAAGCTTAGAACAAGCGCCGAGGGATGTGATGGAGATCAAGGTAGAAGTCCAGGATCGAGGTACCAATCGACTCACCGCAGAGGCCTTCCTCAAGCTTTCTCTGCAAGAGAATATGGACATCCTCCCCACTCTTGATCCCACTGGCTCCAGCCACTCCTCTCATGATCTctctctcatcatcatcatatctctCGGGGCAGTTTGTGTTCTGTTGCTTGTTGTAATGGTGATGTTTGCCACAACTCGTTGTgcccgggaaaaaaaatatccaaagcaCAACTACAATTCTCGCCTGGCAGAAAACAGCTATCAGAAACATCCCAAGAAGCCAACAAAGCATATAGACAAAGCAGATATTACTCTGGTCCCAACTATCAATGGAATTCTTCCTGTCCAGTCTCACCCACACTCCCCGTTAGCCTCCCCTCTGCCTGAGAGGGGCACGCTAGGGAGCAGGCAGAGCCATCACAGCCGTCAGTCATTGAACAGTCTTTTCACCATTTCCTCCAATCACGTGCCGGCGAACTTCGCCCTGGAGTTGGCTCACACTGCACCCCCTGTTGAG GGCCAGTACCAGCCACGTCCAAGTTTCAGAGGCAACAAATACACCCGGAGTTACAG ATATGCCCTCCAAGAGATGGATAAATTCAGCCTCAAAGACAGCGGTCGTGGGGACAGTGATGCAGGCGACAGTGACTACGAGCCTGGCAGGGACTCACCTCTAGATAGACTCCTTGGTGAGGGACTTGCTGAGCATTATGCACCTGATGTCCATCACAAAACCCAAACAG ctatGAGGCTCTGCACAGAGGAGTGTCGTGTACTGGGTCATTCAGATCAGTGCTGGATGCCCCGACTTGCGTCCCCAGAGTCATCATCCTCAGACTATCGAAGCAATCTCTACATTCCCAGGGATGAAGCCTGCCAGGCCACTGACCAGTCTCAGGACAACACTCCACAGCCATGTATTGAAAATGGATCTGGCCGGAACCAAAGCTTCTCCACCTTTGGAAAAAACCTGGGCAGAGAGAGCACTGCGGAAGAGCAAGCTGAAGTTAACAGTGGGGATGAGGCTAGAGATGAAGAACTTTGCAGAACTTCATCTTTGCTCTCTGAGATGAGCAGTATTTTTCACCGCCTGCTCCCCCAGAGTTTAGATTCATATGGCCAAGTTAATGAGAAACAGAAGGGGACGAGTTTCAGTCATATTGGTGTATCAATGACTGGATCTTTGGATCGAAAGAGGGATCATCGCCCTGGCAAGACCAACCCCTACATCCACCAGCAGGGTGTGCCAGCCTGGGCTGCCAATACACACTTCCAGAATCCTGGAAATGGCATAATTCCATCTGGTCACCATCAGGGCGACAGCTACTACACCCTGAAGCCGTGCACCAAGCTCAGCTGCCAGGGCAGCAATGACAGTAACTCACAGGCAATCAAAAACAGTCAGAACCCCAAATCACACAGCTGCTCCATGCTCACAGCAAGAGTCAGCCCCACTGGGAAACAACCTTGTCAGGCTTCAGTGGCAACAACCGTGCCCATTCCTGTCCCATCATCCAAATGGCTTCCTGCTATGGAGGAAATTCCAGAAAACTATGAAGAGGACGATTTTGACTCTGTACTGAGCCATCTACAGGGAAAACACAGTGACAGCCGCTATGAGCTGATGGATGCCAGTGAGTTAGTCGCTGAGATCAATCAACTTCTCCAGGATGTCCGGCAGAGCTAG
- the LOC127596389 gene encoding protocadherin-18-like isoform X3, which produces MGAKGNMLPSAQLQLFFFMAFFNSICCTTLKYQVHEEQRTGIVIGRLKDDVAEVLSKLPSYVSLRFRAMRRGSMPFLSVREEDGEISIGSKIDREKLCEKNVNCSIEFDVVTLPTEYLLLFHVAVEVLDINDNSPHFSHAIVPIEISESASVGTRIPLDGAVDADVGENSLHTYTLSPNNFFKIDIRTRTDGAKYAELVVIRELDREVQSNYQLQLTASDNGVPPKSGSTLVKISIADSNDNSPAFEEQTYVINLMENSPLGTLVIDLNATDPDEGTNGKIVYAFSCHVPSKILERFKINPENGHITVIKKVDYELSPSYELDVQAQDLGPNSIPGLCKIVVKVVDVNDNKPEININLMTPGKEEVAYISEGAPIDTFIALVHVDDSDTGLNGEVVCRLHGHGHFRLQTTYEKNYMILTNISLDREKRSEYSLTVIAEDRGSPSLSTIKHFTVQVLDENDNPPHFEKNHYEVFKSENNSPGAYLTTVVASDPDLGTNGQVTYAIIDAPVQETFISTYVTIDPSHGAIYALRTFDHEDLSHVTFTIQARDGGNPSLSANTTLLVTVLDENDNPPIIHSPSLQNQTAELPVWKYASPGKLITAFQVTDRDAGANGEVSCSIISGNDDGLFVMDARRCELKTNASLEQAPRDVMEIKVEVQDRGTNRLTAEAFLKLSLQENMDILPTLDPTGSSHSSHDLSLIIIISLGAVCVLLLVVMVMFATTRCAREKKYPKHNYNSRLAENSYQKHPKKPTKHIDKADITLVPTINGILPVQSHPHSPLASPLPERGTLGSRQSHHSRQSLNSLFTISSNHVPANFALELAHTAPPVEQVSQLLSMLHQGQYQPRPSFRGNKYTRSYRYALQEMDKFSLKDSGRGDSDAGDSDYEPGRDSPLDRLLAMRLCTEECRVLGHSDQCWMPRLASPESSSSDYRSNLYIPRDEACQATDQSQDNTPQPCIENGSGRNQSFSTFGKNLGRESTAEEQAEVNSGDEARDEELCRTSSLLSEMSSIFHRLLPQSLDSYGQVNEKQKGTSFSHIGVSMTGSLDRKRDHRPGKTNPYIHQQGVPAWAANTHFQNPGNGIIPSGHHQGDSYYTLKPCTKLSCQGSNDSNSQAIKNSQNPKSHSCSMLTARVSPTGKQPCQASVATTVPIPVPSSKWLPAMEEIPENYEEDDFDSVLSHLQGKHSDSRYELMDASELVAEINQLLQDVRQS; this is translated from the exons ATGGGTGCCAAAGGGAATATGCTCCCTTCTGCACAActccaactatttttttttatggcgttTTTCAACTCGATCTGCTGCACGACTTTGAAATACCAAGTTCATGAGGAACAACGCACGGGGATTGTCATCGGGCGCTTAAAGGACGACGTCGCTGAAGTTTTATCCAAACTTCCAAGCTACGTATCTCTTCGTTTCCGTGCCATGCGGCGGGGTAGCATGCCATTCTTGTCTGTGCGAGAGGAGGACGGAGAGATCAGCATCGGCTCCAAAATTGACCGTGAGAAGCTTTGTGAGAAAAATGTTAACTGTTCCATTGAATTTGACGTCGTTACCCTGCCGACGGAGTACCTGCTATTATTCCATGTGGCGGTGGAAGTGTTGGACATAAATGACAATTCCCCACACTTCTCGCATGCCATCGTCCCCATTGAGATCTCTGAAAGTGCATCTGTTGGGACACGGATACCGCTAGATGGTGCTGTAGATGCGGACGTTGGAGAGAATTCGCTGCACACATACACCCTCAGTCCCAACAACTTTTTTAAGATCGACATCAGGACTAGGACAGATGGGGCTAAGTACGCAGAGCTGGTGGTGATACGAGAGCTGGACAGGGAGGTGCAGTCTAACTACCAGTTGCAGCTCACTGCTTCAGATAATGGGGTGCCCCCCAAATCTGGCTCCACATTGGTGAAAATTAGCATCGCCGATTCAAATGACAACAGTCCAGCATTTGAAGAGCAGACATATGTTATTAATTTGATGGAAAACTCTCCTCTTGGTACTCTTGTCATTGATTTAAATGCTACAGATCCCGATGAAGGTACTAATGGAAAAATAGTGTATGCTTTCAGCTGTCATGTCCCCTCAAAAATCTTGGAGAGATTTAAGATCAATCCAGAAAACGGACACATTACAGTTATTAAAAAGGTGGACTATGAATTGTCTCCCTCCTACGAGCTTGATGTTCAGGCTCAGGATTTGGGCCCAAACTCCATTCCTGGGCTTTGTAAAATTGTTGTCAAAGTGGTGGATGTCAACGACAACAAACCAGAGATAAACATTAACCTAATGACACCAGGTAAAGAGGAGGTGGCCTACATCTCAGAGGGTGCACCGATAGATACCTTCATTGCATTGGTGCATGTTGACGACAGTGACACGGGGCTCAATGGCGAAGTGGTCTGCCGGCTTCACGGCCACGGTCACTTCAGACTCCAGACAACATATGAAAAGAACTATATGATTCTCACCAATATTTCACTAGACCGGGAGAAGAGGTCCGAGTATAGCCTGACAGTCATAGCGGAGGACCGGGGCTCCCCAAGCCTCTCCACGATCAAACACTTTACTGTGCAGGTACTTGATGAAAACGACAATCCTCCTCATTTTGAGAAGAACCACTATGAGGTGTTCAAATCCGAGAACAACTCTCCAGGAGCATACCTGACCACTGTGGTGGCCTCAGATCCAGATCTGGGCACCAATGGCCAGGTGACATATGCCATAATTGATGCTCCGGTGCAGGAGACCTTCATCTCGACGTATGTCACTATTGATCCCTCACATGGTGCCATTTATGCCTTGAGGACCTTTGACCACGAAGACCTCAGTCATGTCACTTTCACAATCCAGGCACGTGATGGGGGAAATCCTTCCCTGTCAGCCAACACCACTCTCCTGGTTACAGTTTTGGATGAAAATGACAATCCCCCTATCATCCACTCCCCCTCCCTCCAGAATCAGACTGCTGAACTTCCAGTGTGGAAGTATGCATCTCCTGGTAAGTTAATCACAGCGTTTCAAGTCACAGACCGCGATGCTGGTGCTAATGGGGAGGTGAGTTGCTCCATTATTAGCGGAAATGACGATGGTCTGTTTGTGATGGATGCTCGGCGATGTGAGCTGAAGACCAATGCAAGCTTAGAACAAGCGCCGAGGGATGTGATGGAGATCAAGGTAGAAGTCCAGGATCGAGGTACCAATCGACTCACCGCAGAGGCCTTCCTCAAGCTTTCTCTGCAAGAGAATATGGACATCCTCCCCACTCTTGATCCCACTGGCTCCAGCCACTCCTCTCATGATCTctctctcatcatcatcatatctctCGGGGCAGTTTGTGTTCTGTTGCTTGTTGTAATGGTGATGTTTGCCACAACTCGTTGTgcccgggaaaaaaaatatccaaagcaCAACTACAATTCTCGCCTGGCAGAAAACAGCTATCAGAAACATCCCAAGAAGCCAACAAAGCATATAGACAAAGCAGATATTACTCTGGTCCCAACTATCAATGGAATTCTTCCTGTCCAGTCTCACCCACACTCCCCGTTAGCCTCCCCTCTGCCTGAGAGGGGCACGCTAGGGAGCAGGCAGAGCCATCACAGCCGTCAGTCATTGAACAGTCTTTTCACCATTTCCTCCAATCACGTGCCGGCGAACTTCGCCCTGGAGTTGGCTCACACTGCACCCCCTGTTGAG CAAGTCTCACAGCTTCTGTCCATGCTCCATCAGGGCCAGTACCAGCCACGTCCAAGTTTCAGAGGCAACAAATACACCCGGAGTTACAG ATATGCCCTCCAAGAGATGGATAAATTCAGCCTCAAAGACAGCGGTCGTGGGGACAGTGATGCAGGCGACAGTGACTACGAGCCTGGCAGGGACTCACCTCTAGATAGACTCCTTG ctatGAGGCTCTGCACAGAGGAGTGTCGTGTACTGGGTCATTCAGATCAGTGCTGGATGCCCCGACTTGCGTCCCCAGAGTCATCATCCTCAGACTATCGAAGCAATCTCTACATTCCCAGGGATGAAGCCTGCCAGGCCACTGACCAGTCTCAGGACAACACTCCACAGCCATGTATTGAAAATGGATCTGGCCGGAACCAAAGCTTCTCCACCTTTGGAAAAAACCTGGGCAGAGAGAGCACTGCGGAAGAGCAAGCTGAAGTTAACAGTGGGGATGAGGCTAGAGATGAAGAACTTTGCAGAACTTCATCTTTGCTCTCTGAGATGAGCAGTATTTTTCACCGCCTGCTCCCCCAGAGTTTAGATTCATATGGCCAAGTTAATGAGAAACAGAAGGGGACGAGTTTCAGTCATATTGGTGTATCAATGACTGGATCTTTGGATCGAAAGAGGGATCATCGCCCTGGCAAGACCAACCCCTACATCCACCAGCAGGGTGTGCCAGCCTGGGCTGCCAATACACACTTCCAGAATCCTGGAAATGGCATAATTCCATCTGGTCACCATCAGGGCGACAGCTACTACACCCTGAAGCCGTGCACCAAGCTCAGCTGCCAGGGCAGCAATGACAGTAACTCACAGGCAATCAAAAACAGTCAGAACCCCAAATCACACAGCTGCTCCATGCTCACAGCAAGAGTCAGCCCCACTGGGAAACAACCTTGTCAGGCTTCAGTGGCAACAACCGTGCCCATTCCTGTCCCATCATCCAAATGGCTTCCTGCTATGGAGGAAATTCCAGAAAACTATGAAGAGGACGATTTTGACTCTGTACTGAGCCATCTACAGGGAAAACACAGTGACAGCCGCTATGAGCTGATGGATGCCAGTGAGTTAGTCGCTGAGATCAATCAACTTCTCCAGGATGTCCGGCAGAGCTAG